In Desulfovibrio sp., the following are encoded in one genomic region:
- a CDS encoding ferritin encodes MLSKKMEQALNDQVKWELWSSYLYLSMASYFEEKGLMGFANWMKVQEQEEKFHATKFYNYTFERGGRIKLQTLEAPENTWKTPLFAFQETLKHEQGVTARINALMDLAIKEKDHATASYLKWFIDEQVEEEASVQDVINKLKLVEGNASALYMLDKELATRVFTPPANA; translated from the coding sequence ATGCTCAGCAAGAAGATGGAACAGGCCCTGAACGATCAGGTCAAATGGGAGCTGTGGTCCTCCTACCTCTACCTTTCCATGGCTTCCTACTTTGAGGAAAAAGGCCTCATGGGCTTCGCCAACTGGATGAAGGTCCAGGAGCAGGAGGAGAAGTTCCACGCAACCAAGTTCTACAACTACACCTTCGAACGGGGCGGACGCATCAAACTCCAGACCCTGGAAGCCCCGGAAAACACCTGGAAGACGCCGTTGTTCGCCTTCCAGGAGACCCTCAAGCACGAGCAGGGCGTCACCGCGCGCATCAACGCGCTCATGGACCTGGCCATCAAGGAGAAGGACCACGCCACGGCCTCCTACCTCAAGTGGTTCATTGACGAGCAGGTCGAGGAGGAAGCCAGCGTTCAGGACGTGATCAACAAGCTGAAGCTGGTGGAGGGCAATGCGTCGGCCCTGTACATGCTCGACAAGGAGCTGGCCACCAGGGTGTTCACGCCCCCTGCCAACGCATAA
- a CDS encoding cytoplasmic protein: MEKVVLFAFRGEVPCFVHVMLNAMDMREKGMDVQVVLEGESSKVLAELSKDTHPMHKLFEQTKSLGLFAGACKACAHATGSLDAVLKEGLTVLDDMHGHSGMAAFILKGYRIITF, encoded by the coding sequence ATGGAAAAGGTCGTCCTGTTCGCTTTTCGCGGGGAAGTCCCCTGTTTCGTGCATGTGATGCTAAACGCCATGGACATGCGTGAGAAGGGCATGGACGTTCAGGTGGTTTTGGAGGGCGAGTCCAGCAAGGTTCTGGCGGAACTCTCGAAAGACACTCACCCCATGCACAAGCTTTTTGAACAGACCAAGTCGCTCGGGCTCTTCGCCGGGGCGTGCAAGGCCTGCGCCCATGCCACGGGGAGCCTGGACGCCGTTCTCAAGGAAGGGCTGACCGTTCTGGACGACATGCACGGGCATTCGGGCATGGCCGCGTTCATCCTGAAGGGATACCGGATCATCACGTTCTGA
- the glpX gene encoding class II fructose-bisphosphatase — MEAPDRNLALDLVRVTEAAALSSARWLGKGDKNAGDQAAVDAMRLSFNTINIRGLIIIGEGEKDEAPMLFNGEEVGSGFGPAMDVAVDPVEGTRLLAYGRPNAIAVVGVAPKGSMFDPGPSYYMQKLVVPTQARDAVDLDAPVADNLKNIAKALEKDVDDLVVFVLDKPRHKDLITQIRSAGARIQLHTDGDVAGSLMALDPKDMVDVMIGTGGTPEGVLSACAIRAVGGQMFARLDPQSDEERRNLQDAGYDLKRVLTADELVSSSDTFFAATGISGGTWLEGVSFSGRGAVTHSLVLRGKTGTMRRIESHHTWDKLMKFSSVKYD, encoded by the coding sequence ATGGAAGCTCCCGACCGCAATCTCGCATTGGACCTCGTCCGCGTAACGGAAGCCGCTGCCCTGTCCAGCGCCCGCTGGCTCGGCAAGGGCGACAAGAACGCCGGCGACCAGGCCGCGGTTGATGCCATGCGCCTCTCCTTCAACACGATAAACATCCGGGGCCTTATCATAATCGGCGAGGGCGAAAAGGACGAAGCCCCCATGCTCTTCAACGGAGAAGAGGTCGGATCCGGCTTCGGCCCGGCCATGGACGTGGCCGTTGACCCCGTGGAAGGCACCCGTTTGCTGGCCTACGGGCGGCCAAACGCCATCGCCGTTGTGGGCGTCGCTCCCAAGGGCTCCATGTTCGACCCGGGACCAAGCTACTACATGCAGAAGCTGGTGGTGCCCACCCAGGCCCGCGACGCCGTGGACCTGGACGCCCCCGTGGCGGACAACCTCAAAAACATCGCCAAGGCTCTGGAAAAGGACGTGGACGACCTGGTCGTCTTCGTGCTGGACAAACCCCGCCACAAGGATCTCATCACCCAGATCCGCTCGGCGGGCGCCCGCATCCAGCTGCACACCGACGGCGACGTGGCCGGCTCCCTCATGGCCCTGGACCCCAAGGACATGGTGGACGTGATGATAGGCACGGGCGGCACCCCTGAAGGCGTGCTCTCGGCCTGCGCCATCCGGGCCGTGGGCGGGCAGATGTTCGCCCGGCTAGACCCCCAGTCCGACGAGGAGCGCAGGAACCTGCAAGATGCCGGGTACGACCTGAAACGGGTGCTCACCGCCGACGAACTCGTCTCAAGCTCCGACACCTTCTTCGCGGCCACCGGCATCTCCGGCGGCACCTGGCTGGAAGGGGTCTCCTTTTCAGGCAGGGGGGCTGTGACACACTCGCTGGTGCTTCGTGGCAAAACCGGCACCATGCGGCGTATCGAGTCACACCACACCTGGGACAAGCTCATGAAGTTCAGCTCGGTGAAGTACGATTAG
- a CDS encoding desulfoferrodoxin: protein MTEKNGVYKCDICGNIVEVLHTGGGDLVCCGQPMKYFQENTVDAAKEKHVPVIEKTATGFKVMVGSVAHPMEEKHYIEFIEVMADGKVYRQDLAPGQKPEAEFCIKADKIVAREYCNIHGLWKAE from the coding sequence ATGACTGAGAAGAATGGCGTTTATAAATGCGATATCTGCGGCAATATTGTCGAGGTTCTGCATACAGGCGGAGGCGACCTGGTCTGCTGCGGCCAGCCCATGAAGTACTTCCAGGAGAACACCGTGGACGCCGCCAAGGAAAAGCACGTCCCCGTGATCGAAAAGACCGCCACGGGCTTCAAGGTGATGGTGGGCAGCGTGGCTCACCCCATGGAAGAGAAGCACTACATCGAGTTCATCGAGGTCATGGCGGACGGCAAGGTCTATCGCCAGGACCTGGCCCCCGGCCAGAAACCCGAGGCCGAATTCTGCATCAAGGCCGACAAGATCGTCGCCCGTGAATACTGCAACATTCACGGCCTGTGGAAGGCGGAATAG
- the rpiB gene encoding ribose 5-phosphate isomerase B: MSTPVIFGSDHAGFNLKEVLKKHVSGMGFTCVDVGTDSLSSCDYPLFAFKLCDLVIEKNCLGILICGTGLGMSMAANRRQNIRAALCSNEYMARMTRLHNNANVLCLGERWMGPGLAESITETFLNTQFEGGRHQRRIDLFDNL; encoded by the coding sequence ATGAGTACTCCCGTCATCTTCGGTTCGGACCACGCCGGCTTCAACCTGAAGGAAGTCCTCAAGAAGCATGTCTCGGGCATGGGATTTACATGCGTCGACGTGGGCACGGACTCGCTTTCCAGCTGCGACTACCCGCTGTTCGCCTTCAAGCTCTGCGATCTGGTTATCGAGAAAAATTGCCTGGGCATCCTGATTTGCGGTACCGGTCTTGGCATGTCCATGGCCGCCAACCGCCGCCAGAACATCCGGGCCGCGCTGTGTTCCAACGAGTACATGGCCAGGATGACCAGGCTGCACAACAACGCCAACGTGCTCTGCCTCGGAGAGCGCTGGATGGGCCCGGGCCTGGCCGAGTCCATTACCGAAACCTTTCTGAACACCCAGTTCGAAGGCGGCCGGCACCAGCGGCGCATCGACCTCTTCGACAACCTTTAA
- a CDS encoding 2-oxoacid ferredoxin oxidoreductase (catalyzes the coenzyme A-dependent decarboxylation of 2-oxoacids, such as pyruvate and 2-oxoglutarate) — translation MIPTQQYGEFETAWCPGCGNFSINKAVKKALSMLDLAPHRVLICSGIGQAAKSPHYLRCNCFNGLHGRSLPPAQGAALANTELTVFAESGDGCSYGEGGNHFLAAMRRNVTMTYLVHDNQIYGLTKGQASPTTAQGQTTKFQPGGVASMPFNPVAVAVTMDVPFVARAYAAEADHLADLIVQAARHPGFALVDILQPCVSFNKVNTYAWYKQRCYKLGPEYDPTDWASAMRKAQEFGDQIPIGVIYKGSRPPFEGRIDARVRRPLATSKPDLGKLAEILETYA, via the coding sequence ATGATCCCCACCCAACAATACGGCGAATTCGAAACCGCCTGGTGCCCCGGCTGCGGGAACTTCTCCATCAACAAGGCCGTCAAGAAGGCCCTGTCCATGCTCGATCTGGCGCCGCACAGGGTGCTCATCTGCTCCGGCATCGGCCAGGCAGCCAAGTCGCCGCATTACCTTCGCTGCAACTGCTTCAACGGGTTGCATGGGCGCAGCCTGCCTCCGGCCCAGGGTGCGGCGCTGGCCAACACGGAGCTGACGGTCTTTGCCGAGAGCGGCGACGGGTGCAGCTACGGCGAGGGGGGCAACCACTTCCTGGCAGCCATGCGCCGCAACGTGACCATGACCTACCTGGTGCACGACAACCAGATCTACGGGCTCACCAAGGGCCAGGCCAGCCCCACCACGGCCCAGGGGCAGACCACCAAGTTCCAGCCCGGCGGAGTGGCTTCGATGCCCTTCAACCCGGTGGCTGTGGCCGTCACCATGGACGTGCCATTCGTGGCCCGGGCCTATGCGGCCGAGGCGGACCATCTGGCCGATCTCATCGTCCAGGCCGCCAGGCATCCCGGATTCGCCCTGGTGGACATCCTCCAGCCCTGCGTGTCGTTCAACAAGGTGAACACCTACGCCTGGTACAAACAGCGCTGCTACAAGCTTGGCCCGGAGTACGATCCCACGGATTGGGCATCGGCCATGCGCAAGGCCCAGGAGTTCGGGGACCAGATTCCCATCGGGGTGATTTACAAGGGCTCACGCCCGCCGTTCGAAGGCCGTATCGATGCGCGTGTGCGCAGGCCCTTGGCCACCTCGAAGCCGGACCTGGGCAAGCTGGCGGAAATTTTGGAAACTTACGCGTAA
- a CDS encoding RNA-binding protein, with protein MAKKLYVGNLPFSASEDDVRDYFAPYGEVISVALITDRETGRLRGFGFVEMNDEGAMAAVEALDGQSFQGRNLKINEAQERPRRSFDNNRSGGGGGGGRRPW; from the coding sequence ATGGCTAAGAAACTTTACGTCGGCAACCTTCCCTTTTCCGCTTCCGAAGATGATGTTCGCGACTATTTCGCCCCTTATGGCGAGGTGATCTCCGTTGCGCTGATCACCGACCGCGAAACTGGCCGCCTGCGCGGCTTCGGCTTCGTCGAGATGAACGACGAAGGTGCGATGGCTGCCGTCGAAGCCCTGGACGGCCAGAGCTTCCAGGGTCGTAACCTGAAGATCAACGAAGCTCAGGAGCGCCCCCGTCGTTCCTTCGATAACAACCGCTCCGGCGGTGGTGGCGGCGGCGGCCGTCGCCCCTGGTAG
- a CDS encoding 2-oxoacid:acceptor oxidoreductase subunit alpha, with translation MPDSSVNIVIGGEAGQGLVTVGDFLAKALVRAGYEIVVTQDYQSRIRGGHNTYAIRASHEAVFGPRETIDLLVALNAQTVSLHKDKLTARAMVLADEAIDLAGLSGLSIPFKTLCPKPIFENMAALGVLAQLLCIEPAWLEGLITETFHKKGDQVVAENLKVFADSLAWAHARNAGFSCIAPAERTEKRYFMNGNEAIALGALAAGANFCSYYPMTPSTSVAATLIDKGGQMGMLVEQAEDEIAAINMALGASYAGARVVVPTSGGGFALMVEGVSLAGMTETPVVIVLAQRPGPATGLPTRTEQGDLSMVLYAGHGDFPRAVYAPGTPEQCFDVTYRAMDQAEKWQSPVFVLTDQYLADSFRAVTPFDLSRLPRVSSPELGTDAPDRYERYADTPSGVSPRLIPGFGEHLVVLDSDEHTADGHITEDLGVRIRMVDKRMRKAAGLLADCLAPEVTGSAAPDTLLVCWGSTYGPALEAARNLREQGVDAAVMHFLQVYPLSPEHFLPTLEAARRVVMVEGNYSGQLALLIKQETGFAFKEVITRYDGLPLTAAYILERL, from the coding sequence ATGCCTGACAGCAGCGTGAACATCGTCATTGGCGGCGAGGCGGGGCAGGGGCTCGTGACCGTGGGCGACTTTCTGGCCAAGGCCCTGGTCCGGGCGGGCTATGAGATAGTCGTCACCCAGGACTACCAGTCTCGCATACGGGGCGGGCACAACACCTACGCCATCCGGGCAAGCCACGAGGCCGTGTTCGGGCCCAGAGAGACCATCGACCTGCTGGTGGCCTTAAACGCCCAGACAGTCTCCCTGCACAAGGACAAACTGACCGCCCGGGCCATGGTCCTGGCCGATGAAGCCATCGACCTGGCCGGGCTCTCCGGCCTTTCGATCCCTTTCAAAACGCTGTGCCCGAAACCGATTTTCGAGAACATGGCCGCGCTTGGCGTTCTGGCCCAGCTGCTCTGCATCGAGCCGGCCTGGCTGGAAGGGCTCATAACCGAGACCTTCCACAAGAAGGGCGACCAGGTGGTGGCCGAGAACCTGAAGGTGTTTGCGGACTCCCTGGCCTGGGCCCACGCGCGCAATGCCGGTTTCTCCTGCATCGCCCCGGCCGAGCGAACCGAGAAACGCTACTTCATGAACGGCAACGAGGCCATCGCCCTTGGCGCCCTGGCCGCCGGGGCCAACTTCTGCTCCTACTACCCCATGACACCGTCCACGTCGGTTGCTGCCACTCTCATCGACAAGGGGGGGCAGATGGGAATGCTGGTGGAGCAGGCCGAGGACGAAATCGCGGCCATCAACATGGCCCTGGGGGCTTCCTACGCCGGGGCGCGGGTGGTGGTGCCCACCTCGGGCGGCGGCTTCGCCCTGATGGTGGAGGGGGTGAGCCTTGCGGGGATGACCGAAACCCCCGTGGTGATCGTTCTGGCGCAACGGCCCGGCCCAGCCACCGGACTGCCCACCCGCACCGAGCAGGGCGACCTGAGCATGGTGCTTTATGCCGGGCACGGCGATTTTCCCAGGGCCGTGTACGCTCCGGGAACACCCGAACAGTGCTTCGACGTGACCTATAGAGCCATGGACCAGGCCGAGAAATGGCAGAGCCCGGTGTTCGTGCTCACCGACCAGTACCTGGCCGATTCTTTCCGGGCCGTGACACCCTTCGACTTGTCCCGCTTGCCCCGGGTTTCATCTCCGGAACTGGGCACGGACGCTCCCGATCGATACGAACGCTACGCCGACACGCCAAGCGGCGTTTCGCCAAGGCTCATTCCCGGCTTCGGGGAACACCTGGTGGTGCTCGACAGCGACGAACACACCGCCGACGGGCACATCACGGAAGACCTTGGCGTGCGCATCCGCATGGTGGACAAGCGCATGCGCAAGGCCGCAGGGCTCCTGGCGGACTGCCTGGCTCCGGAAGTGACGGGCAGCGCCGCCCCGGACACCCTGCTGGTCTGCTGGGGGTCCACTTACGGCCCGGCCCTGGAAGCGGCCCGGAACCTGAGAGAGCAAGGTGTGGACGCGGCTGTGATGCACTTTCTCCAGGTGTATCCGCTCAGTCCGGAGCATTTCCTCCCCACCCTGGAAGCCGCCCGCCGGGTGGTGATGGTGGAGGGCAATTATTCCGGGCAACTTGCGCTTCTCATCAAACAGGAAACGGGCTTTGCGTTCAAGGAAGTGATCACTCGCTATGACGGGCTGCCCCTGACGGCGGCCTACATTCTTGAGCGGTTGTAG
- a CDS encoding methyltransferase domain-containing protein translates to MSTPFTDDYDRAFLLDTMMGPNAMRIMEEMANHLPLSPGMRILDLGCGMGISSILLAQKYDVTVFAADLWIAPTENAERFARLGLDSKIFPFLVDATKEIPFAHDYFDMITSVDAYQYFGNNEAMLAKLLPFVKKGGHVAVAVPGFTHDFPEGGLPEEVKPFWTPEWYFYSPGWWRALWEKEPGIAITGLREMNSCKQAWDEWLQSPNPHAQNDIAMMEAGAGKYFNIIQIVGRKV, encoded by the coding sequence ATGAGCACGCCGTTTACCGACGACTATGACAGGGCTTTTCTTCTGGACACCATGATGGGGCCCAATGCCATGCGCATTATGGAAGAGATGGCGAATCATCTCCCTCTTTCTCCGGGCATGCGCATTCTCGACCTGGGCTGCGGAATGGGAATCTCTTCCATCCTGCTTGCCCAAAAATACGATGTGACGGTGTTCGCGGCCGACTTATGGATTGCCCCCACCGAAAACGCGGAACGCTTCGCACGCCTGGGTCTTGATTCGAAGATATTTCCCTTCCTGGTTGACGCCACAAAAGAGATTCCGTTTGCTCATGACTATTTTGATATGATCACAAGCGTGGATGCCTATCAGTACTTTGGCAACAACGAGGCCATGCTAGCGAAGCTCCTGCCTTTTGTGAAAAAAGGCGGCCATGTGGCCGTTGCCGTGCCTGGCTTTACGCACGATTTCCCCGAAGGGGGGCTGCCGGAGGAAGTGAAGCCCTTCTGGACGCCGGAGTGGTATTTCTATTCTCCCGGCTGGTGGCGGGCGCTCTGGGAAAAGGAACCCGGCATAGCGATTACCGGGTTGCGTGAAATGAACTCATGCAAACAGGCTTGGGATGAGTGGCTGCAGTCTCCCAACCCCCATGCTCAAAATGATATTGCAATGATGGAAGCTGGAGCCGGGAAATATTTCAACATCATCCAGATCGTGGGCCGGAAAGTTTGA
- a CDS encoding sulfite exporter TauE/SafE family protein — translation MYFPVAGIEVSPWVPPVVAFCVSFCTSMGGVSGAFLLLPFQMSVLGYTSPSVSATNQVFNIVAIPSGVYRYIREKRMVWPLTLATAVGTLPGVFLGAIIRVKYLPDPKSFKFFAACVLGYIGLRLVRDTFFKKTAPAKPAQGGGPGCAMRDAPKQASCTGGPQGGSAAQGCGPQGTLVEQLAVSGAKYTLKRVEFTFQGETYGFSTGGVLLMSLIVGVVGGVYGIGGGAIIAPFFVAFFGLPVYTVAGAALMGTFLTSVCGVLFYQAIAPFYPEMAVAPDWTLGALFGLGGFAGMYVGARCQKYVPAKYIKSFLAATILFLAARYIFESLK, via the coding sequence ATGTATTTTCCTGTCGCCGGGATAGAGGTTTCGCCGTGGGTGCCGCCTGTCGTGGCTTTCTGCGTCTCTTTCTGCACCTCCATGGGCGGCGTGTCCGGAGCGTTTCTGCTACTTCCGTTCCAGATGTCCGTCCTGGGCTACACGTCACCGTCGGTCAGCGCCACCAACCAGGTGTTCAACATCGTGGCCATACCAAGCGGCGTGTACCGCTACATCCGTGAAAAACGCATGGTGTGGCCGCTCACCCTGGCCACGGCCGTGGGCACGCTTCCGGGCGTGTTCCTGGGGGCGATCATCCGGGTGAAATATCTGCCCGACCCCAAGAGCTTCAAGTTCTTCGCGGCCTGCGTGCTGGGCTACATCGGCCTGCGCCTCGTCCGGGACACCTTCTTCAAGAAAACCGCTCCGGCCAAGCCCGCGCAAGGCGGGGGCCCAGGCTGCGCCATGCGGGATGCGCCCAAGCAGGCCAGCTGCACAGGCGGACCCCAGGGCGGCAGCGCGGCGCAGGGGTGCGGACCCCAGGGCACTCTTGTGGAGCAGCTCGCCGTGAGCGGCGCCAAGTACACCTTGAAGCGCGTGGAATTCACGTTCCAGGGAGAGACCTACGGCTTCTCAACGGGCGGGGTGCTGCTCATGAGCCTCATCGTCGGAGTGGTGGGCGGAGTGTACGGCATTGGCGGCGGAGCCATCATCGCCCCGTTCTTCGTGGCCTTCTTCGGCCTGCCGGTCTACACCGTGGCCGGGGCCGCGCTCATGGGAACGTTTCTCACCTCGGTGTGCGGCGTGCTCTTCTATCAGGCCATTGCGCCTTTTTATCCGGAAATGGCTGTCGCTCCGGACTGGACCCTGGGGGCCCTGTTCGGCCTGGGAGGGTTCGCCGGCATGTACGTTGGGGCGCGCTGCCAGAAATATGTGCCCGCCAAGTACATCAAGAGCTTTCTCGCGGCCACGATCCTGTTTTTGGCCGCGCGCTACATATTCGAATCCTTGAAGTAG
- the infA gene encoding translation initiation factor IF-1, which produces MAKEDGIEIPGIVQEALPGTVFEVKLETGQTVLAYLCGKMRKFRIKILPGDSVKVTMSPYDLTKGRITFRAK; this is translated from the coding sequence ATGGCGAAAGAAGACGGGATAGAAATTCCCGGAATCGTGCAGGAAGCGCTTCCCGGAACCGTATTTGAAGTCAAGCTGGAAACCGGACAGACCGTATTGGCCTACCTGTGCGGCAAAATGCGCAAGTTCAGGATCAAGATACTGCCGGGCGATTCCGTGAAGGTGACCATGTCTCCCTACGACCTCACCAAGGGTCGCATCACCTTCAGAGCAAAATAG
- the tkt gene encoding transketolase, translating to MSSIIEKDRHAVNVIKGLIMDQSRKANSGHPGGPMSSADMAYILFKEFLNYSPDDSEWFNRDRFVLSAGHESTLLYALLAFRGLLTLDDLKAFRQWKSRTPGHPEVHVTPGVEATTGPLGQGFSMAVGMAAAECMLRARLGDDVCDHFTYALASDGDLQEPVALGSASLAGLWGLSKLIVLYDANQIQLSGPTKVCDCANYKTVFEGLCWQVIEIDGHDHEAIRKAIAQAKAETKRPTLIIGHTVIAKGTATREGDFETHGSPLPAEEIAATKKKLGLPEDKTFNMPQDAVEAFRVRVPELRAMAAAWNKTFEAKFDKDQAFQDLWRIVKRNPGNRTFSWPAFETGSKIATRSAWGKCLEALIDQLPIFVGGSADLDPSNMTAKFRDKVGNFSSCEPLGRNLSFGVREFPMGAIVNGIALHGGLVPFGATFLTFSDYERNALRMSALQHLPALHIFTHDSFWLGEDGPTHQPIEHVSALRLIPNMLVMRPADARETALCLETALKQTSRPTCMMLSRQNLPVMDPAVYPAVLEGAKKGGYILRDAPGGKPDLIILVSGSEVPMVLAAAEALTERKVRVVNMPCMELFDEQPQLYKDEVLPPECICRVAVEAGRPELWYKYVGCGSLVLGISHFGDSAPAELLAEKYGFTAENLLKLIRERIALGD from the coding sequence ATGTCCTCGATCATCGAGAAGGACCGCCACGCGGTCAACGTCATCAAGGGCCTCATCATGGACCAGTCCCGCAAGGCCAATTCCGGCCATCCCGGCGGGCCAATGTCTTCGGCCGACATGGCCTACATCCTTTTCAAGGAGTTTCTGAACTACTCCCCCGACGACTCCGAGTGGTTCAACCGCGACCGCTTCGTGCTCTCGGCCGGGCATGAGTCCACCCTGCTCTACGCCCTGCTGGCCTTCCGGGGGCTTCTGACCCTGGACGACCTCAAGGCCTTCCGCCAGTGGAAGTCCCGCACGCCGGGCCACCCCGAGGTGCACGTCACCCCGGGCGTGGAGGCCACCACAGGCCCCTTGGGCCAGGGATTCTCCATGGCAGTGGGCATGGCCGCCGCCGAATGCATGCTGCGCGCCCGCCTGGGAGACGACGTCTGCGACCACTTCACCTACGCCCTGGCCTCCGACGGCGACCTCCAGGAGCCCGTGGCCCTGGGCAGCGCGTCCCTGGCCGGGCTCTGGGGCCTTAGTAAGCTCATCGTGCTCTACGACGCCAACCAGATCCAGCTCTCCGGCCCCACCAAGGTCTGCGACTGCGCCAACTACAAGACCGTGTTCGAGGGTCTGTGCTGGCAGGTCATCGAGATCGACGGCCACGACCACGAGGCCATCCGCAAGGCCATCGCCCAGGCCAAGGCCGAGACCAAGCGCCCCACCCTCATCATCGGCCACACCGTCATAGCCAAGGGCACAGCCACCCGCGAGGGCGACTTCGAAACCCACGGTTCGCCCCTGCCCGCCGAGGAAATCGCGGCCACCAAGAAGAAGCTCGGCCTGCCCGAAGACAAGACCTTCAACATGCCCCAGGACGCCGTGGAGGCTTTCCGCGTGCGCGTCCCCGAGCTTCGGGCCATGGCTGCCGCCTGGAACAAGACCTTCGAAGCCAAGTTCGACAAGGACCAGGCCTTCCAGGACCTCTGGCGCATCGTGAAGCGCAACCCCGGCAACCGCACCTTCTCCTGGCCCGCCTTCGAGACCGGCAGCAAGATCGCCACCCGCTCGGCCTGGGGCAAGTGCCTGGAGGCCCTCATCGACCAGCTGCCCATCTTCGTGGGCGGCTCGGCCGACCTGGACCCCTCCAACATGACCGCCAAGTTCCGCGACAAGGTGGGCAACTTCAGCTCCTGCGAGCCCCTGGGGCGCAACCTCTCGTTCGGCGTGCGCGAGTTCCCCATGGGAGCCATCGTCAACGGCATCGCCCTGCACGGCGGGCTGGTCCCCTTCGGAGCCACCTTCCTCACCTTCTCGGACTATGAGCGCAACGCGCTTCGCATGTCCGCCCTGCAGCACCTGCCCGCGCTGCACATCTTCACCCACGACTCCTTCTGGCTGGGCGAGGACGGCCCCACCCACCAGCCCATCGAGCACGTGAGCGCGCTTCGGCTCATCCCCAACATGCTGGTGATGCGCCCGGCCGACGCCCGCGAGACCGCCCTGTGCCTGGAGACGGCGCTCAAGCAGACCAGCCGCCCCACCTGCATGATGCTCTCGCGCCAGAACCTGCCGGTCATGGACCCGGCGGTGTACCCGGCCGTTCTCGAAGGCGCGAAAAAGGGCGGCTACATCCTGCGCGACGCCCCCGGCGGCAAGCCCGACCTTATCATCCTGGTTTCCGGCTCCGAGGTGCCCATGGTTCTGGCCGCTGCCGAAGCCCTCACCGAGCGCAAGGTGCGCGTGGTGAACATGCCCTGCATGGAGCTCTTCGACGAGCAGCCCCAACTCTACAAGGACGAGGTTCTGCCGCCCGAGTGCATCTGCCGCGTGGCCGTGGAGGCCGGACGCCCCGAGCTGTGGTACAAGTACGTGGGCTGCGGCAGCCTGGTGCTGGGCATCTCCCACTTCGGCGACTCCGCCCCGGCCGAACTTCTGGCCGAGAAGTACGGCTTCACCGCCGAGAACCTCTTGAAGCTCATCCGCGAACGCATCGCCCTTGGCGACTGA